From Daphnia pulicaria isolate SC F1-1A chromosome 11, SC_F0-13Bv2, whole genome shotgun sequence, the proteins below share one genomic window:
- the LOC124315293 gene encoding putative sodium-coupled neutral amino acid transporter 7 isoform X2: MASVIEDAETYQQSGLIVPSFNLENSNDLVPLTNPASDVTTLRRTSALGSASRGTSNLGTVFLIVNAALGAGLLNFPKAFDQAGGIEVALVVQAILVVFVIASLLILAKCSDVNGAETVQAALHGASGKIGQNIGSFCVALYSFGTCITFLIIIGDQFDRALASLYGPNFCSYWYMQREFLIPASSIIFILPLCFSLRIDFLKYVSPVGVLSIVYVVGLIAYEYFEGGYVPGLIKESPDSWTDVFLVVPVICFGYQCHVSAVPIYSCMKERTVKRFSVCMSSAIFICFIAYTVAATFGYLTFGSNVPSDILQAYDASQPHVLIAIVALAAKSCATYPILAFCGREALMSVAHDCGSASSVVTGQHREKWGRILIAITWFTCSLMLAVLIPDIGQVIQILGSLAAVFIFVFPGICLLQVTLRQDPSMIRRKNLVSCLFACAIIVVGVFLFGLVLTQAIRIDIATASSERPSQFSPLCNVTQIANLRLVGG; this comes from the exons ATGGCCAGCGTGATCGAAGATGCCGAAACTTACCAGCAATCAGGGCTAATCGTTCCTTCGTTTAATCTCGAAAATAGCAATGACCTAGTGCCTCTTACCAATCCCGCATCTGATGTAACCACTCTCAGACGAACCAGTGCTCTTGGAAGTGCTTCAAGAG GTACCAGCAATCTTGGGACTGTCTTCCTGATTGTGAATGCTGCACTTGGAGCTGGGTTATTGAATTTTCCTAAAGCATTTGATCAGGCAGGGGGTATTGAAGTTGCTCTTGTTGTGCAAGCAatccttgttgtttttgtgATAGCCTCACTACTTATTCTGGCAAAGTGTTCTGATGTAAATGGTGCAGAGACTGTGCAG GCAGCACTCCATGGAGCAAGTGGCAAGATTGGCCAAAATATTGGTTCCTTTTGTGTAGCCCTTTACTCTTTTGGCACTTGCATAACTTTCCTTATCATTATTGGAGACCAATTTGATAGAGCATTGGCTTCTTTGTATGGACCAAATTTCTGCAGTTATTG GTACATGCAAAGAGAATTTTTGATTCCAGCTTCTTCCATAATTTTCATTCTTCCACTCTGCTTCTCGCTGAGAATCGATTTTCTTAAATACGTTAGCCCCGTCGGAGTTTTATCAATTGTGTACGTTGTTGGTCTCATTGCGTACGAATATTTCGAAGGAGGTTACGTCCCTGGGTTGATCAAAGAAAGCCCCGATAGTTGGACGGACGTCTTTCTCGTAGTTCCGGTCATTTGTTTTGGTTACCAG TGCCATGTATCTGCGGTGCCCATCTACTCGTGCATGAAAGAAAGAACAGTGAAGCGTTTCTCCGTGTGCATGTCCTCTgcgatttttatttgtttcatagCATACACGGTTGCAGCAACGTTCGGCTATCTGACTTTCGGTAGCAATGTGCCCAGCGATATCCTCCAAGCATATGACGCATCCCAGCCCCACGTCCTCATCGCTATTGTTGCATTGGCCGCAAAGAGCTGCGCCACCTATCCTATTCTTGCATTTTGTGGGAG GGAAGCGCTGATGAGCGTGGCACATGACTGTGGGTCGGCTTCGTCGGTTGTTACTGGCCAGCATAGAGAAAAATGGGGGCGTATTCTTATTGCCATCACATGGTTCACTTGCAGTCTGATGCTAGCCGTATTAATACCAGACATTGGTCAAGTTATCCAAATTTTAGGTAGTCTTGCTGCTGTGTTTATCTTCGTCTTTCCGG GAATTTGCTTGCTGCAAGTTACACTGAGGCAAGATCCGTCTATGATCCGCCGGAAGAATCTTGTTTCGTGCCTTTTTGCTTGCGCCATCATAGTCGTAGGCGTTTTTCTCTTTGGACTTGTTCTCACTCAGGCCATCAGGATCGACATAGCGACTGCTTCATCTGAACGACCGTCACAATTTTCGCCACTGTGCAACGTTACCCAAATCGCCAATCTACGACTAGTAGGCGGCTGA
- the LOC124315293 gene encoding putative sodium-coupled neutral amino acid transporter 7 isoform X1 produces MASVIEDAETYQQSGLIVPSFNLENSNDLVPLTNPASDVTTLRRTSALGSASRVGTSNLGTVFLIVNAALGAGLLNFPKAFDQAGGIEVALVVQAILVVFVIASLLILAKCSDVNGAETVQAALHGASGKIGQNIGSFCVALYSFGTCITFLIIIGDQFDRALASLYGPNFCSYWYMQREFLIPASSIIFILPLCFSLRIDFLKYVSPVGVLSIVYVVGLIAYEYFEGGYVPGLIKESPDSWTDVFLVVPVICFGYQCHVSAVPIYSCMKERTVKRFSVCMSSAIFICFIAYTVAATFGYLTFGSNVPSDILQAYDASQPHVLIAIVALAAKSCATYPILAFCGREALMSVAHDCGSASSVVTGQHREKWGRILIAITWFTCSLMLAVLIPDIGQVIQILGSLAAVFIFVFPGICLLQVTLRQDPSMIRRKNLVSCLFACAIIVVGVFLFGLVLTQAIRIDIATASSERPSQFSPLCNVTQIANLRLVGG; encoded by the exons ATGGCCAGCGTGATCGAAGATGCCGAAACTTACCAGCAATCAGGGCTAATCGTTCCTTCGTTTAATCTCGAAAATAGCAATGACCTAGTGCCTCTTACCAATCCCGCATCTGATGTAACCACTCTCAGACGAACCAGTGCTCTTGGAAGTGCTTCAAGAG TAGGTACCAGCAATCTTGGGACTGTCTTCCTGATTGTGAATGCTGCACTTGGAGCTGGGTTATTGAATTTTCCTAAAGCATTTGATCAGGCAGGGGGTATTGAAGTTGCTCTTGTTGTGCAAGCAatccttgttgtttttgtgATAGCCTCACTACTTATTCTGGCAAAGTGTTCTGATGTAAATGGTGCAGAGACTGTGCAG GCAGCACTCCATGGAGCAAGTGGCAAGATTGGCCAAAATATTGGTTCCTTTTGTGTAGCCCTTTACTCTTTTGGCACTTGCATAACTTTCCTTATCATTATTGGAGACCAATTTGATAGAGCATTGGCTTCTTTGTATGGACCAAATTTCTGCAGTTATTG GTACATGCAAAGAGAATTTTTGATTCCAGCTTCTTCCATAATTTTCATTCTTCCACTCTGCTTCTCGCTGAGAATCGATTTTCTTAAATACGTTAGCCCCGTCGGAGTTTTATCAATTGTGTACGTTGTTGGTCTCATTGCGTACGAATATTTCGAAGGAGGTTACGTCCCTGGGTTGATCAAAGAAAGCCCCGATAGTTGGACGGACGTCTTTCTCGTAGTTCCGGTCATTTGTTTTGGTTACCAG TGCCATGTATCTGCGGTGCCCATCTACTCGTGCATGAAAGAAAGAACAGTGAAGCGTTTCTCCGTGTGCATGTCCTCTgcgatttttatttgtttcatagCATACACGGTTGCAGCAACGTTCGGCTATCTGACTTTCGGTAGCAATGTGCCCAGCGATATCCTCCAAGCATATGACGCATCCCAGCCCCACGTCCTCATCGCTATTGTTGCATTGGCCGCAAAGAGCTGCGCCACCTATCCTATTCTTGCATTTTGTGGGAG GGAAGCGCTGATGAGCGTGGCACATGACTGTGGGTCGGCTTCGTCGGTTGTTACTGGCCAGCATAGAGAAAAATGGGGGCGTATTCTTATTGCCATCACATGGTTCACTTGCAGTCTGATGCTAGCCGTATTAATACCAGACATTGGTCAAGTTATCCAAATTTTAGGTAGTCTTGCTGCTGTGTTTATCTTCGTCTTTCCGG GAATTTGCTTGCTGCAAGTTACACTGAGGCAAGATCCGTCTATGATCCGCCGGAAGAATCTTGTTTCGTGCCTTTTTGCTTGCGCCATCATAGTCGTAGGCGTTTTTCTCTTTGGACTTGTTCTCACTCAGGCCATCAGGATCGACATAGCGACTGCTTCATCTGAACGACCGTCACAATTTTCGCCACTGTGCAACGTTACCCAAATCGCCAATCTACGACTAGTAGGCGGCTGA
- the LOC124315115 gene encoding serine-rich adhesin for platelets-like, which yields MDPTLIPTLIICLLSLVQTNPVGFIGVPHDPSGQEGPGSLWHVFRQVHASEVATRQLLSSSRTPSSKVAETTRIISKEERGRSYEPSFTIISRIRSPVEQMLALLPPRPSWTPNFLGRRTEAIPIRKEESPPSSRTSSSSFNAWPPHNASHLVMIGEAEPVVDGDQQRHVESARKYGGLFTVEKGMVRYRSSQQSEEEMEGNLSGNGHYSRPESPVTFGLWEMMKTRRPQKWDALNKLLPSRSTTELVATTQPTTTTSTAPLSWNVHDSGNHSESFHRLENDDSVLVTDISSSRTEEEKGSSTILPTSSSQQSQLPDATEAANRDGFVQSEDDSIRTTPQPTALPHRFNNSWSLVVRVDDSTCYAATDSFANNGTIVFKRFQSAGLNQSGWTDLSGIENYFPGFGRIAGTKPDRLIVRTTIVIADEDELPLSEQQYSTTPQSINTDTTIEFQTVSFVPSNSSLLTEEIITIHNDSTDAVPHHLESLNFVFRKVDDDKPAVNSVEPIDDAVDLTGSAVAVHVSNVTAMPTSSTEEQMTPPLLKTLENLLLTHLLPPITSSSSATSSSLPSNSTFTSPSPTSSSTTSSYQFTSAAPLTSTSTTSSTTTTTSTESYFPWVLHHSEPVQSINDWSIVSSQLMEPAPMSSTYSTPSPSTTVLPEKVIQSPAHYDPAINKATLSSHTLIIPSRNPSLVQQQLTPSYPPRKSSPDSSTDKFPSASSIQMFTLKPEVEAPKIVTSKPAPKKNTGLASLILAHTSALMSGNNSPFFNARSSASNNSSSQSDVRQTKKNILPEPLPVTATVHVIMASPYPDSLEHEEELNRRRSLDSPVRTNNQNAIRTGNSSWAFPSFSQLIESPGLLLTSRNSSSLIRAVNTSPISSFNGNTNDDLPPSLPRFSCGNQSSSDELVITNPNYPNADDESGNCDFRLLVNSHHVCQIRVEFRESRMLLPRKGNCLHQYLTVSESTTGRLKSPVVENKLCGYNSDQHFYVELAQSENTHNLRHVDFKINTKAAGFPYRYSMIVNQINCDLPSPNKAPTGCFQYFNSRTGVIKSFNFDGGQYWNNQNYRICVKSIDNSCTLALSSTEGDFGIYKAKSRSVPANRAGVGKKACPRDYLWIPGTTQSEERSLSSDTHDRYCGSKFSERRGDFRHRIVMARMSKSVHMMIFHTGAPRHFNASDHGPGFRIDFEQTSECPSQSAINNYNYASNANINGTDSLLVDADYYDELDDDKDLVSINKKSFE from the exons ATGGATCCTACTTTAATTCCAACATTAATTATTTGCTTGCTGTCGCTTGTTCAGACTAATCCTGTCG GATTTATCGGCGTACCACATGATCCGTCGGGTCAGGAAGGTCCCGGAAGTCTCTGGCACGTCTTCCGTCAAGTCCACGCATCTGAAGTTGCCACCCGCCAGTTGCTGTCGTCGTCGAGAACCCCTTCATCCAAAGTGGCCGAGACGACGAGAATCATCTCTAAAGAAGAGCGTGGCAGATCTTACGAGCCTTCGTTTACCATCATCAGCCGCATCAGATCGCCCGTGGAGCAAATGTTGGCCCTCCTGCCGCCACGACCCAGCTGGACGCCAAACTTCCTGGGCCGTCGAACGGAAGCCATTCCCATCCGTAAAGAAGAGTCACCACCATCGAGCCggacgtcttcttcttcttttaatgcCTGGCCTCCGCACAACGCCAGCCATTTggtgatgattggcgaagcggAACCGGTCGTCGATGGTGATCAGCAGCGGCACGTGGAGTCAGCCAGAAAATACGGCGGCCTCTTCACCGTCGAGAAAGGAATGGTGCGCTATCGGAGTTCTCAGCAGTCAGAAGAGGAGATGGAGGGCAACCTGAGCGGAAACGGGCACTACTCCCGGCCGGAATCCCCTGTAACGTTTGGTCTGTGGGAAATGATGAAAACGCGCCGACCGCAGAAATGGGATGCGCTAAACAAGTTATTACCTTCTCggtctaccactgagctagtAGCAACAACTCAGCCAACTACGACAACATCTACGGCTCCGCTCAGCTGGAACGTCCATGATTCCGGGAATCATTCTGAATCCTTTCATCGGCTGGAGAACGACGACTCGGTTCTGGTAACGGACATTAGCAGCAGCcggacggaagaagaaaaaggttctTCGACCATCTTAcctaccagcagcagccagcagtcTCAGTTACCGGATGCAACTGAAGCCGCAAACCGTGACGGGTTTGTCCAATCTGAAGACGACTCGATCCGCACCACCCCACAGCCGACCGCGCTGCCTCATCGATTCAACAACAGCTGGTCGCTGGTGGTCCGGGTCGACGATTCGACGTGTTACGCCGCGACGGACTCATTTGCCAATAACGGGACCATCGTTTTCAAGCGGTTCCAGTCGGCCGGTCTCAATCAATCTGGTTGGACTGATTTATCAGGCATTGAAAACTATTTTCCCGGCTTTGGCCGGATCGCTGGAACGAAGCCGGATCGTCTCATTGTCCGCACCACCATCGTAATAGCCGATGAAGATGAGCTACCATTATCAGAACAACAATATTCAACAACCCCTCAATCGATAAACACGGACACGACGATTGAATTTCAAACGGTATCGTTtgttccctcgaattcctctCTATTGACGGAAGAAATCATTACCATCCACAATGACAGCACAGACGCTGTTCCGCATCATTTGGAATCGTTGAATTTTGTATTCCGGAAAGTGGACGATGACAAACCAGCCGTAAATAGCGTTGAACCCATCGACGACGCTGTAGACTTGACGGGTTCGGCTGTTGCAGTTCACGTGAGTAACGTGACGGCCATGCCTACCAGTTCCACAGAGGAGCAAATGACGCCACCGCTACTCAAAACCTTGGAGAACCTGTTGCTAACCCATTTATTGCCTCCTATTACCTCTTCTTCGTCTGCGACATCTTCTTCATTACCATCTAATTCGACTTTTACGTCTCCTTCTCCAACTTCGAGTTCGACAACCAGCTCCTACCAATTCACTTCTGCCGCCCCTTTGACGTCTACGAGCACCACCTCTTCTACTACTACAACCACGTCCACCGAATCCTATTTTCCGTGGGTGTTGCATCATTCGGAGCCGGTTCAGTCCATCAACGATTGGTCGATCGTTTCTTCCCAGCTAATGGAACCTGCTCCAATGTCGTCGACCTACTCAACTCCTTCGCCTTCCACTACAGTTTTACCAGAGAAAGTTATACAATCCCCTGCGCACTACGACCCGGCCATCAACAAGGCAACATTGTCGTCGCACACACTCATCATCCCGTCCAGGAATCCGTCCCTGGTCCAGCAGCAACTCACTCCTTCCTATCCGCCACGTAAATCGTCCCCGGATTCGTCTACCGACAAATTTCCTTCCGCTTCTTCCATTCAAATGTTCACTTTGAAACCGGAAGTTGAGGCTCCTAAAATCGTCACCAGCAAACCGGCTCCTAAAAAGAATACGGGTCTAGCGTCGCTGATTCTGGCCCACACTTCCGCTTTAATGTCCGGAAACAATTCGCCATTCTTCAACGCACGCTCATCCGCCAGCAATAACTCTTCGTCACAGTCGGACGTCCGGCAGACCAAAAAGAATATTTTGCCGGAACCCCTTCCCGTCACAGCGACTGTTCACGTCATCATGGCCAGTCCGTATCCCGATTCCCTGGAACACGAGGAAGAACTCAATCGTCGACGATCTTTAGATTCTCCCGTCAGGACTAACAATCAAAACGCAATTAGAACGGGGAATTCTTCGTGGGCTTTTCCTTCCTTCAGTCAGCTGATTGAATCCCCCGGTCTATTACTAACCAGCAGGAACTCGTCCTCTTTGATTCGTGCGGTTAATACCTCGCCTATTTCCTCGTTTAACGGAAATACTAACGACGATCTGCCTCCTTCACTCCCGC GATTTTCTTGTGGAAATCAGTCTTCTTCCGACGAACTGGTTATCACCAATCCCAACTATCCGAATGCGGATGATGAATCCGGCAACTGTGACTTTCGTCTTCTAGTGAATTCGCATCACGTCTGTCAG ATAAGAGTGGAATTTCGCGAAAGTAGAATGTTGCTTCCTAGAAAAGGAAATTGTTTACATCAATATTTGACCGTCTCCGAGTCGACTACGGGCCGACTCAAATCACCTGTCGTTGAAAACAAGTTGTGTGGTTATAACTCAGACCAGCATT TTTACGTGGAACTGGCTCAATCGGAAAACACCCATAATCTTCGCCATgtagattttaaaatcaataccAAAGCGGCTGGATTTCCTTATCGCTACTCGATGATAGTCAATCAGATCAATTGTGATTTGCCCAGTCCAAACAAAG CTCCCACCGGATGTTTCCAGTATTTCAACAGCCGTACTGGTGTTATTAAGAGCTTCAACTTTGACGGTGGTCAGTATTGGAACAATCAAAACTACAGGATCTGTGTCAAATCCATCGACAATTCTTGCACGCTGGCTCTATCTAGTACCGAAGGAGATTTCGGCATCTATAAAGCCAAATCTCGTAGCGTTCCTGCCAATCG AGCTGGCGTCGGAAAGAAAGCTTGTCCTCGTGACTACTTGTGGATTCCGGGCACCACCCAGTCGGAAGAAAGAAGTTTATCCAGTGATACCCACGATCGATATTGCGGATCTAAATTTAGCGAAAGACGCGGTGATTTCCGTCACAGAATAGTCATGG CTCGCATGTCCAAGAGTGTGCACATGATGATCTTCCATACCGGAGCGCCAAGGCACTTTAACGCCAGCGATCACGGACCAGGCTTCCGCATCGACTTTGAGCAAACGAGCGAATGTCCGAGTCAATCCGCCATTAATAATTACAACTACGCCTCAAATGCGAACATCAATGGAACTGATTCGCTATTGGTCGACGCAGATTATTACGACGAATTGGATGATGACAAGGATCTTGTGAGCATCAATAAGAAATCTTTTGAATAG
- the LOC124315330 gene encoding uncharacterized protein LOC124315330, whose amino-acid sequence MEENNGVECECGGSMFPNRMTSDEVFLQCQECGTTQQMYDAEDDGFDFTETYDGGTTYVHEDGEGAKTPGVKYNRASISEGRKAGKGVIETLCMKFNAGRLEKEMLDIFKHLKAWRNLTSVAAAVFISVYRREQPISIKQILPVLNVTPPVTMSLLGVAVKRVDKYRREKLPAPPQPSDESTTLESGSSTCTIPEINKHARSVLPNLKVQDPFMTSVEITERVYNITNKIVKIFERRTKQSFDRRILTIAAGFLAWQSCHYYDKRYNSQVPFTELREPKEKSDFQKYLTLTNLGIDDQTARHITRSVTLISKELLQLFKHMTWTVKTRKCKNDVPKYLEQIFLFQGMTTDALNQEEEMKRLNEPIIAPIIPRELTAEEEAILDAPELSEKDLPDAELSQYLRPEVELNPVNVHLSFAANLDSDLAELEKKRTIKQQQKKKSKSKSINYLDDD is encoded by the exons atggaagaaaacaatGGTGTTGAATGTGAATGTGGTGGGTCTATGTTCCCGAATCGTATGACAAGTGATGAG GTATTTCTTCAGTGCCAAGAATGTGGGACTACACAGCAAATGTACGACGCTGAGGATGATGGTTTTGACTTCACAGAAACATATGATGGAGGTACGACATATGTCCATGAAGATGGAGAAGGAGCCAAAACACCAGGCGTGAAATACAATAGAGCAAGCATCTCTGAG ggaaggaaagctgggaaagGTGTAATCGAAACACTATGCATGAAATTTAATGCTGGTCGTTTAGAAAAGGAAATGCTGGACATTTTTAAACATCTGAAAGCATGGCGCAATCTTACTTCAGTGGCAGCTGCTGTCTTCATTTCTGTCTACCGAAGGGAGCAGCCAATCTccattaaacaaattttgccTGTCCTGAATGTAACACCTCCAGTCACCATGTCTTTACTTGGCGTAGCTGTGAAAAGAGTAGACAAATACCGCAGAGAGAAGTTGCCCGCACCGCCTCAACCCTCAGACGAATCAACAACATTGGAATCTGGAAGTAGTACATGCACAATCCCAGAGATTAACAAGCATGCCCGTTCAGTTCTACCCAACTTAAAAGTCCAGGACCCTTTCATGACGTCCGTGGAAATAACTGAACGGGTCTACAATATCACGAATAAGATTGTTAAAATTTTCGAGCGGCGGACCAAGCAAAGTTTCGACCGTCGCATCCTCACAATCGCTGCAGGTTTCCTGGCGTGGCAATCGTGTCATTATTATGACAAGCGTTATAACAGTCAAGTGCCTTTCACGGAGCTCAGGGAACCCAAAGAGAAAAGTGAtttccaaaaatatttaactCTTACCAACCTTGGCATCGACGACCAAACTGCCCGACACATAACAAGGAGTGTGACTTTAATCTCAAAAGAATTGCTGCAGCTATTCAAACACATGACTTGGACTGTGAAAACTAGGAAATGCAAGAATGATGTACCCAAGTACCTAGAACAGATATTTCTATTCCAAGGTATGACTACAGACGCGCTGAACCAGGAAGAAGAGATGAAGAGGCTTAATGAACCCATCATCGCACCCATTATACCAAGag AACTAACcgcggaagaagaagcgatCTTGGATGCGCCTGAATTAAGTGAAAAGGATTTGCCAGATGCGGAATTAAGCCAGTATTTGCGTCCAGAAGTGGAACTGAATCCCGTAAACGTCCATCTATCGTTTGCTGCCAACTTGGATTCGGACCTCGCCGAGCTGGAGAAAAAACGAACAATcaagcaacaacaaaagaaaaaatcaaagtcaAAATCCATCAATTACCTGGATGATGACTAA
- the LOC124315332 gene encoding cholesterol 7-desaturase nvd-like, producing MSADFFTSLSWTAMDKTTLFIQIFYTVAALALMWLLHYVFIKPLNRIRDLCDTGYQDQARWDRFGRTKRQLANEARRNKKVGDVPPVFPNGWFALCESEDLKAGQVLAVKALDENLAVFRTEEGKVCVLDAYCPHLGAHLGIGGRVVDDCIECPFHGWKFSGHDGKCTSIPYSKGKVPTSAQVKKWPSHEVNGFVFFWYHAEMDKSLEPEWTVPELDVISSGRWKYRGRTEYKVNVHIQEIPENGADVAHLAHLHGPSMLGGSDLTFIDKSNCPGKLNGTSAPILHHHWEVGWQGPEHGAADCHIAVTTIKHDLRLFGRIPFILMEVEAKQIGPGLVYLTLGTSLGRCVLVQTVTPIAPFTQRVLHRLYASPTVIAPYAKLILWGEAIQFERDVAVWNHKTYIRHPVIVSEDRTISKHRRWYQQFYSEHSPRIETIMESRKGSLDW from the exons ATGTCGGCGGATTTCTTCACGTCTCTCAGCTGGACGGCGATGGACAAGACCACGTTGTTCATTCAAATCTTTTACACTGTTGCTGCGCTAGCCTTAATGTGGCTCTTGCATTACGTCTTTATCAAACCACTCAACAGGATCAGA GATTTGTGCGACACGGGCTACCAAGATCAAGCGAGATGGGATCGCTTCGGAAGGACAAAGCGCCAGCTGGCCAACGAAGCTAGACGGAACAAAAAAGTCGGCGACGTGCCGCCCGTCTTTCCCAACGGATGGTTCGCTCTGTGCGAGTCGGAAGACCTCAAAGCCGGACAAGTTTTGGCCGTCAAAGCTCTcg ACGAGAATCTGGCCGTTTTTCGGACCGAAGAAGGAAAAGTATGTGTGCTGGACGCTTATTGCCCTCATTTGGGAGCCCATTTGGGCATAGGTGGACGAGTTGTTGACGATTGCATCGAGTGTCCATTTCACGGCTGGAAGTTCAGCGGGCACGATGGCAAATGCACTTCTATTCCATACTCAAAAGGAAAAG TTCCGACGAGCGCTCAAGTCAAGAAATGGCCGAGCCACGAAGTCAACGGCTTCGTTTTCTTCTGGTACCACGCCGAGATGGACAAGAGTTTGGAACCAGAATGGACCGTGCCCGAATTGGATGTCATCAGCTCAGGCCGTTGGAAATACCGCGGACGGACCGAGTACAAAGTCAACGTTCACATTCAAGAGATACCTGAAAATGGAGCTGACGTGGCTCATTTGGCCCATCTACACGGTCCGTCGATGCTGGGAGGATCCGACCTGACATTCATCGACAAATCAAACTGTCCCGGCAAATTAAACGGCACGTCGGCGCCCATTCTCCATCATCACTGGGAGGTGGGATGGCAAGGCCCAGAGCACGGAGCGGCCGATTGTCACATAGCTGTCACGACCATCAAGCACGATTTGCGTCTTTTCGGCCGCATACCCTTCATCTTGATGGAAGTCGAAGCCAAACAGATCGGTCCCGGATTGGTTTATTTGACTCTGGGCACTTCGTTGGGCCGTTGCGTCTTGGTTCAGACCGTGACGCCCATTGCGCCGTTCACTCAACGAGTGTTACATCGATTGTACGCCTCGCCAACTGTCATCGCACCTTACGCCAAACTGATTCTCTGGGGCGAAGCTATTCAG TTTGAGCGCGACGTGGCTGTGTGGAACCACAAAACTTACATTAGACATCCGGTCATAGTCTCCGAAGATCGAACCATCAGCAAACATCGACGTTGGTACCAGCAATTTTATTCGGAACATTCTCCGCGTATTGAAACCATCATGGAAAGTAGAAAAGGTTCTTTAGATTGGTGA